From a region of the Podarcis muralis chromosome 16, rPodMur119.hap1.1, whole genome shotgun sequence genome:
- the LRRN4CL gene encoding LRRN4 C-terminal-like protein — MQIPGLFLVAAWILTLCPQASPTSMGHPLPVPLKENPLFPHPSGSNAPAESKDRTSSPAPVKPSLDYPDDQHYEDYDYPLTAEPQMPGLPQPPHHLCKYNPCQHLQVPCAELSRASGCLCPGVTGPDVPPEPPRLQTVHTSEVGASMRWCAPSSTVQEYRLHYQLVGGDFLTGPALNNTFRLAAVSGLLPDHEYLFCIVASNRAGSSPTDDGTRQHGPCRLIRTPAHQMPYAYIAAGLAATLILVVISALAWHFCVRNRRKHPHRGSMDNILNAEPGLDGAANSSFRSEEQL; from the coding sequence ATGCAAATCCCAGGGCTGTTTCTGGTAGCGGCCTGGATCTTGACCCTCTGCCCCCAGGCATCACCGACAAGCATGGGGCACCCTTTGCCCGTGCCCCTGAAAGAGAACCCCCTCTTCCCGCATCCCTCAGGGAGCAACGCCCCAGCGGAGAGCAAGGACAGGACCTCATCGCCTGCTCCGGTCAAACCTTCTCTGGATTATCCTGACGATCAACATTACGAGGATTACGACTACCCTCTGACCGCAGAGCCCCAGATGCCCGGCCTCCCGCAGCCGCCCCATCACCTTTGCAAATACAACCCCTGTCAGCACCTCCAAGTGCCCTGCGCGGAACTGAGTAGGGCTAGCGGGTGCTTGTGCCCGGGAGTCACCGGCCCAGATGTGCCCCCCGAGCCACCCCGCCTGCAGACGGTCCACACGAGTGAGGTGGGAGCGAGCATGCGCTGGTGTGCGCCTTCTTCCACGGTCCAGGAATATCGCTTGCACTATCAGCTTGTCGGCGGGGACTTCCTCACCGGCCCAGCCCTCAACAACACTTTCCGCTTGGCAGCTGTCTCAGGGTTGCTGCCAGATCACGAGTACCTGTTCTGCATCGTGGCATCCAAccgggccggatccagccccacGGACGATGGCACCCGGCAGCACGGGCCATGCCGCCTCATCCGGACTCCTGCCCACCAAATGCCCTACGCCTACATAGCTGCAGGGCTGGCTGCCACCCTCATCCTCGTGGTCATCTCCGCCTTGGCCTGGCATTTCTGCGTCCGCAACAGGAGGAAGCATCCTCACCGCGGGTCGATGGACAACATCCTCAACgctgagccagggctggatgGAGCGGCGAACAGCTCTTTCCGCAGTGAGGAGCAGCTCTGA